In a single window of the Delftia tsuruhatensis genome:
- a CDS encoding MarR family winged helix-turn-helix transcriptional regulator, with translation MDHQPAELENYPGYHIRRLQQIAVAVFMEETQPFGVTPVQYAALSAVLRQPGVDQRTLARLIGFDTSTIGSVIDRLEARGLMVRNSSPTDRRVRLLSVTQEGRALLVAAEPSVLRAQQRMLEPLADDRRALFMEMMAVLVHQNDELARAPTAVTARATPRPADG, from the coding sequence ATGGATCACCAACCTGCAGAACTGGAAAACTATCCCGGCTACCATATCCGCCGCCTCCAGCAGATCGCTGTCGCGGTCTTCATGGAGGAGACGCAGCCCTTCGGCGTCACTCCCGTGCAGTACGCCGCGCTGTCGGCCGTGCTGCGCCAACCCGGCGTGGACCAGCGCACGCTGGCACGGCTGATCGGCTTCGACACCTCGACCATCGGTAGCGTCATCGACCGGCTGGAAGCGCGGGGACTCATGGTGCGCAACAGCAGTCCCACCGATCGGCGCGTGCGCCTGCTGTCGGTGACCCAGGAGGGCCGCGCCCTGCTGGTGGCGGCCGAGCCCTCGGTGCTGCGGGCCCAGCAGCGCATGCTGGAGCCGCTGGCCGATGACCGGCGTGCGCTGTTCATGGAGATGATGGCCGTCCTGGTCCACCAGAACGATGAGTTGGCGCGTGCGCCCACGGCCGTGACGGCGCGCGCGACGCCTCGCCCTGCGGACGGCTGA
- a CDS encoding 3-hydroxybenzoate 6-monooxygenase, with product MSTSNPSRSLPVLVAGGGIGGVAAALALARQGLAVKVLEQAPQLGEIGAGIQLGPNAFAAFDALGMGELANGRAVHTDEMVMHDALDERLIGRIPTGTAFRERFGNPYAVIHRADIHTSLLESARAHGAIETLTGTRIESVQQEGDTVTVRDQHGRLHVGQALIGADGVKSVVRQQYVGDAARVSGHVVYRAVVQKNDFPEDLRWNAASIWVGPNYHLVHYPLRGGEQYNVVVTFHSREQEEWGVREGSREEVQSYYGDCCPRARQLIDLPNSWKRWATADREPTGRWSFGRATLLGDAAHPTLQYIAQGACMALEDAVTLGEALKRCGNDWPRALQLYERSRIARTARVVLSAREMGRIFHASGVERLVRNDLWKGRTPERFYDAMEWLYGWKAENCLAED from the coding sequence ATGAGCACAAGCAATCCTTCCCGTTCGCTGCCCGTCCTGGTGGCCGGCGGCGGCATCGGCGGCGTGGCTGCGGCCCTCGCGCTGGCGCGCCAGGGCTTAGCCGTCAAGGTGCTGGAGCAGGCCCCGCAACTGGGGGAGATCGGCGCCGGCATCCAGCTGGGTCCGAATGCCTTTGCCGCCTTCGACGCGCTGGGCATGGGCGAGCTGGCAAACGGCCGGGCCGTCCATACCGACGAGATGGTCATGCACGATGCGCTGGACGAACGCCTGATCGGCCGCATCCCCACGGGCACGGCCTTTCGCGAACGCTTCGGCAATCCCTATGCGGTGATCCACCGGGCCGACATCCACACTTCGCTGCTCGAAAGCGCCCGCGCCCATGGGGCGATAGAGACGCTGACGGGCACGCGCATCGAGTCCGTGCAGCAGGAGGGCGACACCGTCACCGTGCGCGACCAGCATGGCCGCCTCCATGTAGGCCAGGCGCTGATCGGCGCCGATGGCGTGAAGTCCGTGGTGCGCCAGCAGTACGTGGGCGATGCGGCGCGCGTCTCCGGCCATGTGGTGTACCGCGCCGTGGTGCAGAAGAACGACTTCCCCGAGGACCTGCGCTGGAATGCCGCCAGCATCTGGGTCGGCCCCAACTACCACCTGGTGCACTACCCGCTGCGCGGCGGCGAGCAATACAACGTGGTCGTCACATTCCACAGCCGTGAGCAGGAGGAATGGGGCGTGCGCGAAGGCAGCCGCGAAGAGGTGCAAAGCTACTACGGCGACTGCTGCCCGCGCGCGCGCCAGCTCATCGACCTGCCCAACAGCTGGAAGCGCTGGGCCACGGCCGACCGCGAGCCCACGGGCCGCTGGAGCTTTGGCCGCGCCACGCTGCTGGGCGATGCGGCCCACCCCACCCTGCAGTACATCGCCCAGGGCGCCTGCATGGCGCTGGAAGACGCGGTGACGCTGGGCGAGGCGCTCAAGCGCTGCGGCAACGACTGGCCACGGGCACTGCAGCTGTACGAGCGCTCGCGCATTGCGCGCACGGCGCGCGTGGTGCTGTCCGCCCGCGAGATGGGCCGCATCTTCCACGCCAGCGGCGTGGAGCGCCTGGTGCGCAACGACCTCTGGAAGGGCCGCACGCCCGAGCGTTTCTACGACGCCATGGAATGGCTGTACGGCTGGAAGGCCGAAAACTGCCTCGCCGAAGACTGA
- a CDS encoding cupin domain-containing protein, which yields MQELGRLEDLPQDYRDELTRNNLVPLWPSLRNVMPPHTPRPRTQPVAWPYQSIRPLLMQAGELTPIEKAERRVLVLANPGHGLEKMQASASIYLGMQLLLPGEWAPSHRHTPNAVRMVVEGQGAWSTVDGEKCPMERGDLILTPTGLWHEHGHDGDEPVVWLDVLDLPLAYYLEVTYHVDGPRQPALPGRGDRAYARGGLAPTQVFARSAKAYPMLRYPWKDARAALLELAADRPDLDCLQLTYTNPETGADCENILGFYALMLRPGQALQLPARSPACVIHVIEGGASVAAVDRHFDLATADTCCVPGWAPATLHNTSAREPAFLFLADEAPLHRKLGLYEVRS from the coding sequence ATGCAAGAACTTGGCCGCCTGGAAGACCTGCCCCAGGACTACCGCGACGAACTCACGCGCAACAACCTGGTGCCGCTGTGGCCCAGCCTGCGCAACGTGATGCCGCCGCACACGCCGCGCCCGCGCACCCAGCCCGTCGCCTGGCCCTACCAGAGCATCCGCCCGCTGCTGATGCAGGCCGGCGAGCTGACGCCCATCGAAAAGGCCGAGCGTCGCGTGCTGGTGCTGGCCAACCCCGGCCATGGCCTGGAGAAGATGCAGGCCAGCGCCTCCATCTACCTGGGCATGCAGTTGCTGCTGCCCGGCGAGTGGGCACCCTCGCACCGCCACACGCCCAACGCCGTGCGCATGGTGGTGGAGGGGCAAGGCGCCTGGAGCACGGTCGATGGCGAGAAATGCCCCATGGAGCGCGGCGATCTCATCCTCACGCCCACGGGCCTGTGGCACGAGCATGGCCACGACGGTGACGAGCCCGTGGTCTGGCTTGATGTGCTGGACCTGCCCCTGGCCTACTACCTGGAAGTCACCTACCACGTGGACGGCCCGCGCCAGCCCGCCCTGCCCGGCCGTGGCGACCGTGCCTATGCGCGCGGCGGCCTGGCCCCCACGCAGGTGTTCGCGCGCAGCGCCAAGGCCTACCCCATGCTGCGCTACCCGTGGAAGGATGCGCGCGCCGCGCTGCTGGAACTGGCCGCCGACCGGCCGGACCTGGACTGCCTTCAGCTCACCTATACCAACCCCGAGACCGGGGCCGACTGCGAAAACATCCTGGGCTTTTACGCGCTGATGCTGCGCCCGGGCCAGGCGCTGCAGCTACCCGCCCGCTCGCCGGCCTGCGTGATCCATGTGATCGAGGGCGGCGCCAGCGTGGCCGCCGTGGACCGCCATTTCGACCTGGCCACGGCCGACACCTGCTGCGTGCCCGGCTGGGCGCCCGCCACGCTGCACAACACCAGCGCCAGAGAGCCTGCCTTCCTCTTCCTGGCCGACGAGGCCCCGCTGCACCGCAAGCTCGGGCTGTACGAAGTCCGGTCCTGA
- a CDS encoding fumarylacetoacetate hydrolase family protein: MTDPQYLWTPPPVHSLPVRGSTQRLPVNRLFFVGRNYHAHAVEMGRPVDKSVERPFYFTKAPSTLTESGATVAYPPETNNYHFEMELVVAIGKAGFRIASDQAHEHIYGYACGLDMTRRDLQLVARDKGRPWDLGKDVEQSSVASEIVPMPGQVIESGAIALALNGETKQQSDVDKLIWNIREIIADLSLFYHLQPGDLIYTGTPEGVGAVLPGDRITGHVQGVGEIALTVGQPE, encoded by the coding sequence ATGACCGATCCCCAATACCTCTGGACCCCTCCTCCCGTCCATTCCCTGCCCGTGCGCGGCAGCACGCAGCGCCTGCCCGTGAACCGCCTGTTCTTCGTGGGCCGCAACTACCACGCCCATGCCGTCGAAATGGGCCGGCCCGTGGACAAGAGCGTGGAGCGCCCGTTCTACTTCACCAAGGCGCCGTCCACGCTGACCGAATCGGGGGCCACCGTGGCCTACCCGCCCGAGACGAACAACTACCACTTCGAGATGGAACTGGTGGTGGCCATCGGCAAGGCGGGCTTTCGCATTGCGTCGGACCAGGCCCATGAGCACATCTACGGCTACGCCTGCGGCCTGGACATGACGCGCCGCGACCTGCAACTGGTGGCGCGCGACAAGGGCCGGCCCTGGGACCTGGGCAAGGATGTGGAGCAATCCTCCGTCGCCAGCGAGATCGTGCCCATGCCGGGCCAGGTGATCGAATCCGGCGCCATTGCGCTGGCCCTCAATGGCGAGACTAAGCAGCAATCCGACGTGGACAAGCTGATCTGGAACATCCGCGAAATCATTGCCGACCTCTCGCTGTTCTATCACCTGCAGCCCGGCGACCTGATCTACACGGGCACGCCCGAAGGCGTGGGCGCCGTGCTGCCGGGCGACCGCATCACGGGCCATGTGCAGGGCGTGGGCGAGATCGCGCTGACCGTGGGCCAGCCCGAATAG
- the maiA gene encoding maleylacetoacetate isomerase, translating into MKLYGFFRSGTSHRLRIALNLKGLSTDHFPVDLSVDEQAQAPFKRINPQGLVPALTLDDGRTLIQSPAIIEWLEERHPEPPLLPANPEDRARVRALAAIVGCDVHPINNRRILQTLRRQFGADEAAINTWCATWIADGFDAIEALLAQDTQRGDFCFGHAPTLADVYLVPQIESARRFGVDLARWPLISAVDRACAALPAFARAAPSAQPEAG; encoded by the coding sequence ATGAAGCTCTACGGCTTTTTCCGCAGCGGCACCTCGCACCGCCTGCGCATCGCGCTCAACCTCAAGGGCCTGAGCACTGACCATTTCCCTGTGGACCTGAGCGTGGATGAACAGGCCCAGGCGCCGTTCAAGCGGATCAACCCGCAAGGCCTGGTGCCGGCGCTGACGCTGGACGATGGCCGCACGCTGATCCAGTCGCCCGCCATCATCGAATGGCTGGAAGAACGCCACCCCGAGCCGCCGCTGCTGCCCGCCAATCCCGAGGACCGCGCCCGCGTGCGCGCGCTGGCGGCCATCGTCGGCTGCGACGTGCATCCCATCAACAACCGCCGCATCCTGCAGACCCTGCGCCGCCAGTTCGGTGCGGACGAAGCCGCCATCAACACCTGGTGCGCCACCTGGATTGCCGACGGCTTTGACGCCATCGAGGCCCTGCTCGCGCAGGACACGCAGCGCGGCGACTTCTGCTTCGGCCACGCGCCCACGCTGGCCGACGTCTACCTGGTGCCCCAGATCGAAAGCGCACGCCGCTTTGGCGTGGACCTGGCCCGCTGGCCGCTGATCAGCGCCGTGGACCGCGCCTGCGCCGCCCTGCCCGCCTTTGCACGGGCCGCGCCCTCGGCCCAGCCCGAGGCAGGCTGA
- a CDS encoding Bug family tripartite tricarboxylate transporter substrate binding protein, protein MASIAPLHCAWAQGGSSGSNSAASFPARPVTVITAFAVGSGPDAVLRIVGEKLSARWKQGVTVDNRPGGGGFVAIEAARRAKPDGYTLLQLDSEHVSALPYLYKQRNFHPLQHFDPVAPLFLTPFFVAVPTNSPWKGMGELIKAAKSEPGKVSYGSWGVGSPGHLGGEWLDFLTGSKMTHVPYREVSQLYTSLANGDPAWSFASIPSSQGIYKSGRIRYLAVAAPRRIPQMPDVPTVAESGGPAELIVNSFVSLLAPKGVDAALRDRIHADVVAVLQDPQVREKFATFAFQPITWDVPEMVKFAGTKAEQYRLLIQKADISLD, encoded by the coding sequence ATGGCCTCCATCGCCCCGCTGCATTGCGCCTGGGCACAGGGTGGATCCAGCGGCTCCAACAGCGCCGCCAGCTTCCCCGCCCGCCCCGTCACCGTGATCACGGCCTTTGCCGTGGGCAGCGGCCCTGACGCCGTGCTGCGCATCGTGGGCGAAAAGCTTTCCGCCCGCTGGAAGCAGGGCGTGACCGTGGACAACCGCCCGGGCGGCGGCGGCTTTGTCGCCATCGAGGCCGCACGCCGCGCCAAGCCCGACGGCTACACGCTGCTGCAGCTCGACAGCGAGCATGTCTCTGCCCTGCCCTACCTCTACAAGCAGCGCAACTTCCATCCGCTGCAGCATTTCGACCCGGTGGCGCCGCTGTTCCTCACGCCCTTCTTCGTGGCCGTGCCCACGAACTCGCCCTGGAAGGGCATGGGCGAGCTGATCAAGGCGGCCAAGTCGGAGCCTGGCAAGGTCAGCTACGGCTCCTGGGGCGTGGGCAGCCCCGGCCATCTGGGCGGTGAATGGCTGGACTTTTTGACGGGCAGCAAAATGACCCATGTGCCCTATCGCGAGGTCAGCCAGCTCTACACCTCGCTGGCCAACGGAGACCCGGCCTGGAGCTTTGCCAGCATTCCCTCCAGCCAGGGCATCTACAAGTCCGGCAGGATCCGCTATCTGGCCGTGGCCGCGCCCCGGCGCATCCCCCAGATGCCCGACGTGCCCACGGTGGCCGAGTCCGGCGGGCCCGCCGAACTGATCGTGAACTCCTTCGTCTCCCTGCTGGCCCCCAAAGGCGTGGACGCCGCCCTGCGCGACAGGATCCACGCCGATGTGGTCGCCGTGCTGCAGGACCCGCAGGTGCGCGAGAAGTTCGCCACCTTCGCCTTCCAGCCCATCACCTGGGACGTTCCGGAGATGGTGAAATTCGCCGGGACCAAGGCCGAGCAGTACAGGTTGCTGATCCAGAAGGCCGACATCAGCCTGGACTGA
- a CDS encoding flavin-dependent oxidoreductase: protein MKVAIVGGGIGGLSLALALHQRDVACEVFEAVPEVREIGAGITLLPHAMRELSDLGLQPQLEAQAIENLESVFFNRFGQFVYREPRGRHAGYELPELGIHRGRLHRVLHEAAQQRLGAGAVHTGHRCVRVEQSAHGATVHFAPDEHGHVPPPATADVVVACDGVNSAVRRQFYPQEQLAFGGINTWRGVSRFKPILTGKSYLRIGSVDTGKMVIYPIEDDIDGQGTQLINWVAEIRDPQMRMNDWNRAGRMEDVLEVFGGWNFDWLDVPALIRSAETIFEYPMVDKDPVAQWSFGRVTLLGDAAHPMYPRGSNGSAQAMRDARVLADLLAAHPDGDPLALLAAYEAERLPATSQVVLTNRSTPPDFIIMKADELSGGQPFGHIDELISQEELRAIARNYEQVAGFANPRSRG from the coding sequence ATGAAAGTAGCGATCGTGGGTGGGGGCATCGGGGGCTTGAGCCTGGCCCTGGCCCTGCACCAGAGGGACGTGGCCTGCGAGGTCTTCGAGGCCGTGCCCGAGGTCCGCGAGATCGGCGCCGGCATCACCCTGCTGCCACATGCCATGCGCGAGCTGAGCGACCTGGGCCTGCAGCCGCAGCTGGAGGCCCAGGCCATCGAGAACCTGGAGAGCGTGTTCTTCAACCGCTTCGGCCAGTTCGTGTACCGCGAGCCTCGCGGCCGCCACGCCGGCTATGAGCTGCCCGAACTGGGCATCCACCGGGGCCGTCTGCACCGTGTGCTCCACGAGGCCGCGCAGCAGCGCCTGGGTGCGGGGGCCGTGCACACCGGCCACCGCTGCGTGCGCGTGGAGCAGTCGGCCCATGGCGCCACCGTGCATTTCGCGCCGGATGAGCACGGCCATGTGCCGCCACCGGCCACGGCCGATGTCGTCGTCGCCTGCGACGGCGTCAACTCGGCCGTGCGCCGCCAGTTCTATCCGCAGGAGCAACTGGCCTTTGGCGGCATCAATACCTGGCGCGGTGTCTCGCGCTTCAAGCCCATCCTGACGGGCAAGAGCTATCTGCGCATCGGCTCGGTGGACACCGGCAAGATGGTGATCTACCCGATCGAGGACGATATCGACGGGCAGGGCACCCAGCTCATCAACTGGGTGGCCGAGATCCGCGACCCGCAGATGCGCATGAACGACTGGAACCGCGCTGGCCGCATGGAGGATGTGCTGGAGGTTTTTGGCGGCTGGAACTTCGACTGGCTGGACGTGCCTGCCCTGATCCGCTCGGCCGAGACCATCTTCGAGTACCCCATGGTGGACAAGGACCCCGTGGCCCAGTGGAGCTTCGGCCGCGTGACCCTGCTGGGCGATGCGGCCCACCCCATGTACCCGCGTGGATCCAATGGCTCGGCCCAGGCCATGCGCGATGCGCGCGTGCTGGCCGACCTGCTGGCGGCCCATCCCGATGGCGATCCGCTGGCGCTGCTGGCCGCCTACGAGGCCGAGCGCCTGCCCGCCACCAGCCAGGTGGTGCTGACCAACCGCTCCACGCCGCCCGACTTCATCATCATGAAGGCCGACGAACTCAGCGGCGGCCAGCCCTTCGGCCACATCGACGAACTGATCAGCCAGGAGGAGCTGCGCGCCATCGCGCGCAACTATGAGCAGGTGGCGGGGTTCGCGAATCCACGTTCCCGGGGCTGA
- a CDS encoding tripartite tricarboxylate transporter substrate binding protein, which translates to MLDFVGRRQFLKSAGLGALTLQGAGAFASTEAAPLKLIVPFTPGTGIDTIARTIGPLLARRQGRPVVVENKPGASGNIGTEAVVRSPANGQTLLVTVNTLVMNASLYPKLPFNPLTDLEPVALTSWGQLILVAPAASPHQTAAELVKAARSAPGRMNYASPGVGTPHHMAMELFKSTAGVSITHIPYRGTGPALTDLLGGQVDCMFLPIHVALVHVKAGKLRALGIGSHQRHPLLPDVPTLKEARAGDVNVDMWYGVFAPAGMPADQVDALNREIRAILASDEVRQAFTPQGMDPAGSTPAEFKALVHKDARRWADLVKARGITAE; encoded by the coding sequence ATGCTTGATTTTGTTGGCAGACGGCAATTCTTGAAATCAGCGGGATTGGGGGCTTTGACGCTCCAGGGGGCGGGAGCCTTCGCCAGTACCGAAGCGGCTCCATTGAAATTGATTGTGCCATTCACGCCGGGCACCGGCATCGACACCATCGCACGCACGATTGGGCCGCTGCTGGCCAGGCGCCAGGGCCGGCCGGTCGTGGTGGAAAACAAGCCCGGTGCCTCGGGAAATATCGGCACCGAGGCGGTCGTTCGCTCGCCCGCCAATGGCCAGACGCTGCTGGTGACAGTGAATACCCTGGTGATGAATGCATCGCTATATCCCAAATTGCCATTCAATCCGCTGACAGACCTCGAGCCCGTGGCGCTGACCAGCTGGGGCCAACTGATTCTGGTGGCACCGGCGGCATCGCCCCACCAGACGGCGGCCGAACTCGTGAAGGCGGCGAGATCGGCGCCAGGGCGGATGAACTATGCGTCGCCGGGCGTGGGGACACCGCATCACATGGCCATGGAGCTGTTCAAGAGCACGGCGGGCGTGTCCATCACCCATATCCCCTATCGGGGAACGGGGCCGGCACTGACCGATCTTCTGGGCGGCCAGGTGGATTGCATGTTCCTGCCCATCCATGTGGCCCTGGTCCATGTGAAGGCCGGCAAGCTGCGCGCCCTGGGCATAGGCAGCCACCAGCGCCATCCGCTGCTGCCCGATGTGCCCACCCTGAAGGAGGCCAGGGCAGGCGATGTGAATGTGGATATGTGGTACGGCGTGTTCGCGCCGGCCGGCATGCCTGCGGACCAGGTCGATGCGCTCAATCGCGAGATCCGCGCGATCCTGGCATCGGATGAGGTCCGCCAGGCATTCACGCCCCAGGGCATGGATCCGGCCGGCAGCACGCCGGCCGAGTTCAAGGCCCTGGTGCACAAGGACGCCCGGCGCTGGGCCGATCTGGTCAAGGCGCGGGGGATCACCGCCGAGTAG
- a CDS encoding MarR family winged helix-turn-helix transcriptional regulator: METTTPVPLPLYQRPGFLLRRAHQISVGIFEEQCRPLGLTPPQYGALVLIDASPGSDQSSLARAMGFDKVTTLRLVRGLEEREYVHRALSTRDRRQHQLTLTDKGRALLQASAPLVNQAYQRLVSPLEDGELQELLRLLSKLESGLGASARVKLEPLHRPAAPALHAAHPAPLPATGTD; the protein is encoded by the coding sequence ATGGAAACGACGACGCCTGTCCCACTGCCGCTATATCAGCGCCCCGGCTTTCTGCTGCGCCGCGCCCACCAGATCTCCGTGGGCATTTTCGAAGAGCAATGCCGCCCGCTGGGATTGACGCCACCGCAGTACGGCGCTCTCGTGCTCATCGATGCGTCGCCGGGCTCGGACCAGAGCTCGCTGGCCCGCGCCATGGGTTTCGACAAGGTGACGACGCTGCGCCTGGTTCGCGGACTGGAGGAGCGTGAATACGTGCACCGCGCGCTGAGCACGCGCGACCGACGCCAGCACCAGCTGACGCTGACGGACAAGGGCCGCGCACTGCTGCAAGCCAGTGCCCCGCTGGTGAACCAGGCCTACCAGCGGCTGGTCTCTCCGCTGGAAGACGGCGAACTCCAGGAGTTGCTGCGCCTGCTGTCCAAGCTGGAATCCGGCCTGGGCGCCAGTGCACGCGTGAAGCTCGAACCCCTGCACCGGCCCGCCGCGCCGGCCTTGCACGCGGCCCATCCCGCTCCCCTGCCGGCCACCGGCACGGATTGA
- a CDS encoding CoA-acylating methylmalonate-semialdehyde dehydrogenase: protein MNASTSAKVLAPTVKLLINGQLVESRSTQWRDVVNPATQEVLARVPFATPDEVNAAVANAKEAFKTWRKTPIGQRARIFLKLQQLIRENMKELAAILTAEQGKTLPDAEGDVFRGLEVVEHAANIGSLQLGELANNVANGVDTYSVLQPLGVCAGITPFNFPAMIPLWMFPMAIATGNTFVLKPSEQDPMVTMRLCELALEAGIPPGVLNVVHGGEDVVNAICDHPDIKAISFVGSTKVGTHVYNRASLAGKRVQCMMGAKNHAIVMPDANKEQTLNALLGAAFGAAGQRCMALSVAVLVGDAQKWIPELVEKSKTLKVSGGTEPGTDVGPLVSCAALSRVESLIERGLADGAKLELDGRKPQVAGYDKGNFVGPTVFSGVKPGMSVYDQEIFGPVLCLAAADSLDEAIEFINANPNGNGTAIFTQSGAAARKFQEDIDVGQVGINVPIPVPVPLFSFTGSRASKLGDLGPYGKQVVLFYTQTKTVTARWFDDSTTSQGVNTTISLR, encoded by the coding sequence ATGAACGCATCCACATCCGCCAAGGTTTTGGCGCCCACGGTCAAGCTGTTGATCAACGGCCAGTTGGTCGAGTCCCGGAGCACCCAATGGCGCGATGTGGTCAACCCCGCCACGCAGGAAGTGCTGGCGCGCGTGCCCTTTGCCACGCCCGATGAGGTCAATGCCGCCGTCGCCAACGCCAAGGAGGCCTTCAAGACCTGGCGCAAGACCCCCATCGGCCAGCGCGCCCGCATCTTCCTGAAGCTGCAGCAGCTGATCCGCGAGAACATGAAGGAGCTGGCCGCCATTCTGACGGCCGAACAGGGCAAGACGCTGCCCGATGCCGAAGGCGACGTCTTCCGCGGCCTGGAAGTGGTGGAGCATGCGGCCAACATCGGCTCGCTGCAGCTGGGCGAGCTGGCCAACAACGTGGCCAACGGCGTGGACACCTATTCCGTGCTGCAGCCCCTGGGCGTGTGCGCGGGCATCACCCCCTTCAACTTCCCGGCCATGATTCCGCTGTGGATGTTCCCCATGGCCATTGCCACGGGCAACACCTTCGTGCTCAAGCCCTCCGAGCAAGACCCCATGGTCACCATGCGCCTGTGTGAACTGGCGCTGGAAGCCGGTATTCCGCCCGGCGTGCTGAACGTGGTGCACGGGGGCGAGGACGTGGTCAACGCCATCTGCGATCACCCCGACATCAAGGCCATCAGCTTCGTGGGCTCCACCAAGGTCGGCACCCATGTCTACAACCGCGCCAGCCTGGCCGGCAAGCGTGTGCAATGCATGATGGGCGCCAAGAACCACGCCATCGTCATGCCCGACGCCAACAAGGAGCAAACGCTCAACGCCCTGCTGGGTGCGGCCTTCGGTGCGGCAGGCCAGCGCTGCATGGCGCTGTCGGTGGCCGTGCTGGTGGGCGATGCGCAAAAGTGGATTCCCGAGCTGGTCGAAAAGTCCAAGACCCTCAAGGTCAGCGGCGGCACCGAGCCCGGCACCGACGTGGGCCCGCTGGTGTCCTGCGCGGCGCTGTCGCGTGTGGAAAGCCTGATCGAACGCGGCCTGGCCGACGGCGCCAAGCTGGAGCTGGACGGCCGCAAGCCCCAGGTGGCGGGCTACGACAAGGGCAACTTCGTCGGCCCCACCGTGTTCAGCGGTGTCAAGCCCGGCATGAGCGTCTATGACCAGGAAATCTTCGGCCCCGTGCTCTGCCTGGCGGCTGCCGACAGCCTGGACGAGGCCATCGAGTTCATCAACGCCAACCCCAACGGCAACGGCACGGCCATCTTCACGCAGTCGGGCGCCGCGGCGCGCAAGTTCCAGGAAGACATCGACGTGGGCCAGGTCGGCATCAACGTGCCGATTCCCGTGCCGGTTCCGCTGTTCTCCTTCACGGGCAGCCGCGCCTCCAAGCTGGGCGACCTGGGCCCCTACGGCAAGCAGGTCGTGCTGTTCTACACGCAGACCAAGACCGTCACGGCGCGCTGGTTCGACGACAGCACCACCAGCCAGGGCGTGAACACCACCATCAGCCTGCGCTGA
- a CDS encoding lysozyme inhibitor LprI family protein has product MRFPMTAPISRCLACLALATLPFTVHAQAGAACDPASDAAASRNACAVQAFQEADTTLNIRYLEVMQQLPQGKRTGLRHDQNGWIKGRTARCKAATRDSETRPEGPRLYHECLVAATQERMQALERWLRD; this is encoded by the coding sequence ATGCGTTTTCCAATGACCGCCCCCATCTCCCGCTGCCTGGCCTGCCTCGCCCTGGCCACCCTGCCCTTCACGGTTCACGCGCAGGCCGGTGCCGCCTGCGACCCGGCCTCCGACGCCGCAGCCAGCCGCAACGCCTGCGCGGTCCAGGCCTTCCAGGAGGCCGATACCACGCTCAACATCCGCTATCTGGAGGTCATGCAGCAACTGCCCCAGGGCAAGCGCACAGGCCTGCGCCATGACCAGAACGGCTGGATCAAGGGCCGCACGGCGCGCTGCAAGGCCGCCACCCGCGACAGCGAGACCCGGCCCGAAGGCCCGCGCCTGTACCACGAATGCCTCGTGGCCGCCACGCAGGAACGCATGCAGGCGCTGGAGCGCTGGCTGCGGGACTGA